CTCCAAGAGGAGTCCGATTCATTTATAAAATGCTTCCAAGCAAGCAAACGCTTGAATCCCTTGGTTGTGTCAACAACTATGAACTCTTTGGATGTCAGAAGGATAAAAAGCGGGTCGTGATCGTTCAAAGTCCTGAAATCCCATATCAGAGAGAATGCACCGGCAATTATCTTGCAGGATAGTGCATTTTTGGTGATGTTGTACTGATGAAGCGAGGACCTGCATACcaaatagaaaaaaggCTTTGCTGGGTTCAAGACTATTTGCTTGAAGCGTGAAAGATCGGTTGGCTCGTGAAATGTGGAAAACTTGAGAGGATACGGCTCACATCGGTAGAATGTTAGCTTGGTGCTTTTGATTAATTGGTACACGGCGAAATTCCAACCACATCGACAATTGCAACCAACGGAAGATCTGCCTTGGTGCAGATATCGAAGTCGGACAACTTCTCGCCGGAAATGGTCCTGCTTTCGAGAAACTCAACCTTCCTAATGCGGCCAATTCTGTGCTTGGCAACGAACACGTTGAGCAAGTATACTGAGTATTCTGTTCGGACGCCGACCAATAACGTCAAATCGGTGCTGTATCTCATTTTTATCTGCTTTATGGGAGACTTGAGCTGCAAAGATATCGATTGGCTGAACTTGGCACTTGTCTTGTGGTGTTTCCGTCTCGGATTGCAACCCCGGACAAGATTAAACACGATAATATCTCCCTTACTTCCAGAGGCAGTTGCTATAATCTTGTCCTTATCGACAAACAACTCGCATCCGGCAATTAGATCTTGCACTGTAGGATCGTAGCAGGTGTTCTGAATGGATTCTGGATTATTCCTGGGTGGACAAGCGATATCTTCTCCAGAAAAGCTCAGATCTGGAGTGAGATCATCAAGGACGGAGTTGAAGTCGTTGTCTGTATTCTGAAGCTGCGATTTGACCAAGGTTTTGAACGAATTATGGACTGGACTGAGCTTTGTTGGGGCATCTCGAATTCCTGAAGTATTGAATATAGGTTTGGCGAAGGAAAGCGAAGTTGAAGTTACTGGCTTTGCACTATCGACATCCATAAGTGTGTCTATGTTGAGACCGTGAACGTGGTTTATACCATATGTCAGCTGAATTCCGGTCGGGTCATTCCTGGTAGACATCGGAAGGTGAATGTGGTTGTTGATTTGGTGTTGATTTGGTGTTGATTTGGTGTTGATTTGGTGTTGATTTGGTGTTGATTTGGTGTTGATTTGGTGTTGATTTGGTGTTGATTTGGTGTTGATTTGGCAGTATTGACTTGGCAGGTTTGGATAGAGAAGTATTTATTTCGTGTGATTTTGCAGTGTTGGTTTTGTTGATTTCGATGTATTTATTCAACCTTGATTATTCAGTATTGACTTGCAGACCTGTTGAAATGTACTCAAAGTGCAAGAGGTGAAATTTTTAGGACTCTCGCTTATCgcaaatatttcaattttttcacttATCGCGACTTTTCTActtctcatttttcatcattttctccaTACTACAGCTACACACAGATACATACAACAGACATCATTTCGGTACACAGaacaacaaataaaaaaagcatgcCGCACTCATTTAGAGGCATCGTCCAAAGAACCAAACCTCAAGTTCCAGCCGATCTTAGGACCCAAAACAGGAAGATTCTTGGCAACGTTGGTAACGTCCTTATCACCCCTTCCGGAAACAGTAATCACGACATCCTGGTCTTTGGACATCTTCTTGGCCTGCTGCACAGCCCCGTAGACGGCGTGCGAAGACTCCAAAGCAGGAATCACACCCTCGTACTGTGAAAGCAACCGGAATCCCTCCAAAGCCTCGGCATCAGTCACAGCAATGAACTTGACACGGCCACTGTCCTTCCAGCCGGCCAACTCCGGACCAACACCCGGGTAGTCCAAACCGGCGGACACGGAGTAAGTGTCGTGGATCTGGCCGTCCTCGTTTTCGAGAACGTAGGTCCGGACACCGTGGAAAACGCCGGGGTGGCCTGCAGTCAAGGTTGCAGAGTGGTTTCCGGTCTCAATACCTTCACCGCCTGCCTCACAGCCCATCAACTGCACGGAAGTGTCGTTCTCGAACGGAGAAAACGTGCCACTGGAGTTCGAACCTCCGCCAACACAGGCAACAACCAGATCGGGCAACTTCTTTCCGCCGCTTTTGGCAGCAAACTGCTGCTTGATCTCGCGGCCAATCACAGACTGGAAGGTTCTGACCATGGTAGGGTAAGGATGTGGGCCAATGGCTGATCCCACAACGTAGTGCGTGTCCTTAACGTGCGACACCCAGTATCTGAAGGCCTCTGAAGTGGCATCTCTTAGTGTCTGCGTGCCGTTGGTCACGGAAATCACCTTGGCACCCAAAATCCGCATCCGGAACACGTTCAATGCCTGTCTCTGCACATCCTTGGCCCCCATGAAGATCGTGCAGCTCATGCCGAACTTCGCGGCAGCAGTAGCAGTGGCCACACCGTGCTGGCCGGCACCGGTCTCGGCTATGATGTTCTTCTTACCAAGCCTCTTGGCAATCAAGATCTGGCCGATCGCATTGTTGATCTTGTGCGAACCCGTGTGGTTCAAATCCTCGCGCTTCAACCAGATCCGTGCACCTCCGGCGTACTCCGTGAGCCTGTTGGCGTAAGTCAGTGGAGATGGCCGGCCCATGTAGTCGTACAAGCCCCTGTACTCCTCCCAGAACTTCGGATCGGCAATTGCACTCTCAAAGGCACCCTCCAACTCGCGGAGACACCCGTGCAATGCCTCCGGAACGTACTGGCCGCCGTAGTCTCCAAAACGTGGGTTGTGCTTGTGCTTTTCCACAAAGTCTGGGTGTGCCAAAGTGTCTGCTTTCTCCGGAATCACATCCTTAGGATGCACGTTTGTGCCTGCGCCGTTCAAAATCGAGTGTGCATATCTCTTTGCAGCGTCTGCTCTGTCACCATCGGCTGCCTCCTTAACTAGGTTCACCAACTTTGAGCCAATCACAACACCGTCTGCGTCTTTTCCCACCTGGAGGTAGTGCTCCCTCGTGGAGACGCCGAATCCGACGGCTAGCGGCGTCTTTCCGCCGGTAAGCTTCCTCACGTGCTCGCAGAGCGGTCCCACGTCTTTCGTGACCGAAATTCCGGCCCCCGTGACGCCCATACGCGACACCACGTACATAAACGAGTCGGCAATCTCTCCCAAGAGCTTCAAACGGTCATCTGTCGTCGAGGGGGCAACCAATGGCACGTAAGAGAGTCCGTCGGCCGAGCACAAGTCTCTGAACTTGACGGCCTCTTCCGGCGGCAAGTCCACGATGATAAAACCGTTGGCACCCGCCTGCTTTGTGTCGTggatcatcttcttctcccCGTATATCAAAATCGGGTTGTAGTAGCCCATGAGCACGATGGGCACCGTAACACCGGCCGCACGGGCCTGCCTCACCTGTTCTAGAACCTTCTTCACGCTCATTCCGTTGTCCAACGCCACCACGTTTGCCGCCTGGATGGTTGGGCCGTCTGCAATTGGATCACTGAATGGAATTCCGAGCTCGATCACATCTGCTCCTCCCTCTTGGAGTCCTTTCAACACTGGAACCGTATCCTCGATACGGGGGAAACCGGCTGTGATGAATGTCACGAGTGCCGatctgttttctttctctgcCTTGATGAAGGCTTCTCTGAGTTCTGTAGCCATTGTGGTGCTGTATGTGCTTCACTGTCTTGAGATTTTCTCTAAACTATTAAcaacgcttttttttctcaaatgTAGACTTTAGCTCAAGAAATTACCGGCTGATGTACGAATACGTTGATGGAAAAAGGGAATAGGGAAAATAAACGGGTATCtgggaaaaataaacaggTATATATTCAATACACCACTAAAGACTACATGCAGGCGAGTGATAGCGATGCGAATATCACgcttttattattttattttatctcggggggatgaaaaaaacaGTCATAGAGGGCCgatttttcatattttatctactcattttttttctgtccattttccatttttttctcctcgcTCCGGTGGTTTATTTTTTCGCACGGTTTCCACTTTCTCCACGTTACCGATATCTGCCAATAGCTACCAGAAGTGGTGCGGggttatttatttaatcaTGTATAGTAAAGGTAGCACGAAGAgtcatcttctttctcttgtTCCTCTTTCAATTAGCTTTCTCTTACTCCTTCATTCAATTATCCTTCTCTTATTCCTTAGCTTTCTCTTACTCCTTCATCCATTTATCCTTCTCTTATTCCTTCATCCAATTATTCCTCCCTCCCCCACACTCATttatcattcttctttctcttacGACCCCGGCCCTTTTTCGTTGTTCCTGTCTGTTTCCCGCCTTTTCCACTGGATGCTGCCTTTGCTGCCTTTGCTGTATTCACCGGCACCTCATGCTTCACCACCTTCATTTCCTCATTCGGACCCATCCCTCTTTTCAACTTTGCATACCTGATAATTGGAAGAAGGTTCTTGTATCTCTCCAAGTAGGCATTGCAGCTCTTTTGGAGTGTGTTCACCTGTGCTGCCACCTGGTTGTAAACAACTGATGGGATCGTATTATCATCAATCGATGATAGTGTAATAAAGTATTGGCACATCTCGTATCTCAATTGTGATATCTTCTTGCGTAAACTCTTCACTTCTGCCAAAACCGCATCCAGATCCACTTTTCCTGTCTCCAGATCTTGGATAGAAACCATGCCCAGTGGTGCTGTGACTATTCTTCCGGTTGCAT
This sequence is a window from Brettanomyces bruxellensis chromosome 5, complete sequence. Protein-coding genes within it:
- the TRP5 gene encoding tryptophan synthetase (BUSCO:EOG09260XOG), with product MATELREAFIKAEKENRSALVTFITAGFPRIEDTVPVLKGLQEGGADVIELGIPFSDPIADGPTIQAANVVALDNGMSVKKVLEQVRQARAAGVTVPIVLMGYYNPILIYGEKKMIHDTKQAGANGFIIVDLPPEEAVKFRDLCSADGLSYVPLVAPSTTDDRLKLLGEIADSFMYVVSRMGVTGAGISVTKDVGPLCEHVRKLTGGKTPLAVGFGVSTREHYLQVGKDADGVVIGSKLVNLVKEAADGDRADAAKRYAHSILNGAGTNVHPKDVIPEKADTLAHPDFVEKHKHNPRFGDYGGQYVPEALHGCLRELEGAFESAIADPKFWEEYRGLYDYMGRPSPLTYANRLTEYAGGARIWLKREDLNHTGSHKINNAIGQILIAKRLGKKNIIAETGAGQHGVATATAAAKFGMSCTIFMGAKDVQRQALNVFRMRILGAKVISVTNGTQTLRDATSEAFRYWVSHVKDTHYVVGSAIGPHPYPTMVRTFQSVIGREIKQQFAAKSGGKKLPDLVVACVGGGSNSSGTFSPFENDTSVQLMGCEAGGEGIETGNHSATLTAGHPGVFHGVRTYVLENEDGQIHDTYSVSAGLDYPGVGPELAGWKDSGRVKFIAVTDAEALEGFRLLSQYEGVIPALESSHAVYGAVQQAKKMSKDQDVVITVSGRGDKDVTNVAKNLPVLGPKIGWNLRFGSLDDASK